A window of the Microbacterium sp. AZCO genome harbors these coding sequences:
- a CDS encoding PH domain-containing protein translates to MTQPATFGGRPKTPAPGVPTPELRVARFRSHARRLVWPSLVLIVVAGAVGFLYGNLPAPFHNWMLLAAAAVVLFFLALWPFLAWWAHTWTITTRRVIERSGAIVPRRRELTHVRGYAIQLRRGPLQRMWGAGTLILSNGVDEPMRLTNVPSVDLVHECLVDQVEVNQILAHRELPLPQAPTPPPLPPTA, encoded by the coding sequence ATGACCCAGCCGGCGACGTTCGGGGGCCGGCCCAAGACCCCGGCGCCGGGCGTCCCCACGCCCGAGCTGCGCGTCGCCCGCTTCCGCAGCCACGCCCGCAGACTCGTGTGGCCGTCGCTCGTCCTCATCGTCGTGGCGGGAGCCGTCGGCTTCCTCTATGGCAACCTGCCCGCGCCGTTCCACAACTGGATGCTGCTCGCCGCCGCGGCGGTCGTGCTCTTCTTCCTCGCGCTCTGGCCGTTCCTGGCCTGGTGGGCGCACACCTGGACCATCACGACCCGACGCGTCATCGAGCGCTCGGGTGCAATCGTGCCCCGGCGTCGCGAGCTCACTCACGTGCGCGGGTATGCCATCCAGCTGAGGCGCGGCCCCCTCCAGCGGATGTGGGGCGCGGGAACCCTCATCCTCTCCAACGGCGTCGACGAGCCGATGCGCCTCACGAACGTGCCCAGCGTCGACCTCGTGCACGAGTGCCTCGTCGACCAGGTCGAGGTCAACCAGATCCTGGCGCACCGCGAGCTTCCCCTGCCGCAGGCGCCCACCCCGCCCCCGCTCCCTCCCACCGCCTGA
- a CDS encoding 5-(carboxyamino)imidazole ribonucleotide synthase: protein MPLRVGVVGGGQLARMMIAPAVELGVEVRVLAEEDGMSASLAATAVGDYRDAETVLAFARDVDVVTFDHEHVPQEVLGTLLDEGVAVHPGPHALRFAQDKLVMRAKLAELGMPQPDWAAVHDAAELQEFLDAHGGRAVVKTPRGGYDGKGVRVVSAGTEADDWFATLAEDARGGALLVEELVDFTRELAQQVARRPSGQVRAYPVVETVQRDGVCAEVIAPAPHASERLLEVAEGIGVAIAEGLGVTGMLAVELFETTDARLLVNELAMRPHNSGHWSQDGAVTSQFEQHLRAVLDLPLGDPSPRAPWAVMVNILGGPTEGALDDRFPAALAEYPGAKVHTYGKSPRPGRKVGHVNTVGEDLDDVVYEARAAASHFLD from the coding sequence ATGCCTTTGCGTGTCGGAGTCGTCGGCGGCGGACAGCTCGCCCGGATGATGATCGCCCCCGCTGTCGAGCTCGGCGTCGAGGTGCGGGTGCTCGCGGAAGAGGACGGGATGTCGGCATCCCTCGCCGCCACAGCCGTGGGCGACTACCGCGACGCCGAGACCGTCCTCGCATTCGCGCGCGACGTCGACGTCGTCACCTTCGACCACGAACACGTCCCGCAGGAGGTGCTCGGCACCCTCCTCGACGAGGGCGTCGCCGTTCACCCCGGCCCCCACGCGCTGCGCTTCGCGCAGGACAAGCTCGTCATGCGCGCCAAACTCGCCGAGCTCGGGATGCCGCAGCCCGACTGGGCGGCCGTGCACGACGCCGCCGAGCTGCAGGAGTTCCTCGACGCCCACGGCGGCCGCGCCGTCGTGAAGACGCCTCGCGGCGGGTACGACGGCAAGGGGGTGCGCGTCGTCTCCGCGGGCACGGAGGCCGACGACTGGTTCGCGACCCTGGCCGAGGACGCACGGGGCGGGGCGCTGCTCGTCGAGGAACTCGTCGACTTCACACGCGAGCTCGCGCAGCAGGTCGCCCGGCGCCCGTCGGGGCAGGTGCGCGCCTACCCCGTCGTCGAGACGGTGCAGCGCGACGGCGTGTGCGCCGAGGTCATCGCGCCCGCACCTCACGCGAGCGAGCGCCTGCTCGAGGTCGCGGAGGGCATCGGCGTCGCGATCGCCGAAGGCCTGGGCGTGACCGGGATGCTGGCCGTCGAGCTCTTCGAGACCACCGATGCGCGGCTCCTCGTCAACGAGCTGGCGATGCGTCCGCACAACAGCGGCCACTGGAGCCAGGACGGCGCCGTCACGAGCCAGTTCGAGCAGCACCTGCGGGCCGTGCTCGATCTGCCGCTCGGCGACCCCTCGCCGCGCGCGCCGTGGGCCGTCATGGTCAACATCCTCGGCGGACCGACGGAGGGCGCCCTCGACGACCGCTTCCCGGCCGCGCTCGCCGAGTACCCGGGCGCGAAGGTGCACACCTACGGCAAGTCGCCCCGCCCCGGCCGCAAGGTCGGCCACGTGAACACCGTCGGCGAGGATCTGGACGACGTCGTGTACGAGGCGCGGGCCGCGGCATCCCACTTCCTCGACTGA
- the purE gene encoding 5-(carboxyamino)imidazole ribonucleotide mutase, translated as MGSDSDWRVMSDASQALTDFGIPHEVEVVSAHRTPEKLHRYGTEARSRGLRVIIAGAGGAAHLPGMLASVTALPVIGVPVPLAYLDGMDSLLSIVQMPAGIPVATVSIGGAKNAGLLAARILGTTDAALGDRVEAYARDLEAQVEAKNQRLKESL; from the coding sequence ATGGGCTCCGACTCGGATTGGCGCGTCATGAGCGACGCCTCGCAGGCCCTCACGGACTTCGGCATCCCGCACGAGGTCGAGGTCGTCTCGGCCCACCGCACGCCTGAGAAGCTGCACCGCTACGGCACCGAGGCGCGCAGCCGCGGACTCCGCGTCATCATCGCGGGCGCGGGCGGCGCTGCGCACCTGCCCGGCATGCTCGCCTCCGTGACGGCCCTCCCCGTGATCGGCGTGCCCGTGCCGCTCGCTTACCTCGACGGGATGGACTCGCTCCTCAGCATCGTGCAGATGCCCGCCGGCATCCCCGTCGCGACAGTCTCGATCGGCGGGGCAAAGAACGCGGGCCTGCTCGCGGCCCGCATCCTCGGGACGACGGATGCTGCCCTCGGCGACCGCGTCGAGGCCTACGCGCGCGACCTCGAGGCCCAGGTGGAGGCGAAGAACCAGCGGCTCAAGGAGTCGCTGTGA
- a CDS encoding LCP family protein: protein MSVASPPRTASALPRSVVEERPLRYPDASSRELMTKRGWWLVGLNFLLPGSAQVLAGNRRLGRVGIASTLAMWVLLILTVLSAVLWRSVLVTLATNWFFLLAVQIVLIAYAVLWVVLTIDTIRLVRLVRTGRVARFGIALLSVGLLVVAGGSAVYASQLAGTTRDTLGAIFGASGPSVPPSDGYYNILLLGADSGAGRDSMRFDSISVVSVNAETGAVTITGIPRDMPDVPFSADSPMHELYPDGHTGKSSSTCGWTSAINQLNTELEVCRDGASIYPEAASKGSTPGVEATKDAAEGVLGIQIPYYVFLDMKGFADLVDALGGVDITVSERLPKGGGPAYEGQPAEDWAIGWIEPGAQHMDGDTAQWYARSRYTTSDWDRMKRQRQLQEAILAQFTPANVLTHFNAVAAAGSDLVKTDLPQSMLPYFADLALKAKEQPVQTIELTPEGGVDFQHPDFAYVKELVQSKLHPPTPTPAAG, encoded by the coding sequence GTGAGCGTCGCGAGCCCGCCGCGCACCGCGTCGGCCCTGCCGCGGAGCGTCGTGGAGGAGCGGCCGCTGCGCTATCCCGACGCGTCCTCGCGCGAGCTCATGACGAAGCGCGGCTGGTGGCTCGTCGGACTGAACTTCCTGCTGCCCGGATCCGCCCAGGTGCTCGCGGGCAACCGCCGCCTCGGCCGCGTCGGCATCGCGTCCACCCTCGCGATGTGGGTGCTGCTCATCCTCACCGTGCTCAGCGCCGTGCTGTGGCGATCGGTGCTCGTGACGCTCGCCACGAACTGGTTCTTCCTCCTCGCGGTTCAGATCGTGCTCATCGCCTACGCGGTGCTGTGGGTCGTGCTGACGATCGACACGATCCGGCTCGTGCGGCTCGTCCGCACGGGACGTGTGGCCCGCTTCGGCATCGCGCTGCTCTCGGTCGGGCTCCTCGTCGTCGCGGGCGGCAGCGCCGTCTACGCCTCGCAGCTCGCCGGCACGACGCGCGACACCCTCGGCGCGATCTTCGGCGCGAGCGGTCCTTCCGTGCCACCCTCCGACGGGTACTACAACATCCTGCTCCTGGGCGCCGACAGCGGCGCGGGCCGCGACTCCATGCGCTTCGACAGCATCTCGGTCGTGTCGGTCAACGCCGAGACCGGCGCCGTCACGATCACCGGCATCCCGCGAGACATGCCCGATGTGCCGTTCTCGGCCGACAGTCCCATGCACGAGCTCTACCCCGACGGCCACACGGGCAAGTCGAGCTCGACCTGCGGGTGGACGAGCGCCATCAACCAGCTCAACACCGAGCTCGAGGTCTGCCGCGACGGGGCATCCATTTATCCGGAAGCCGCGAGCAAGGGATCGACGCCGGGTGTCGAGGCGACGAAGGATGCCGCGGAGGGCGTGCTCGGCATCCAGATCCCGTACTACGTCTTCCTCGACATGAAGGGCTTCGCCGACCTCGTGGATGCGCTCGGCGGCGTGGACATCACCGTGTCGGAGCGCCTTCCCAAGGGCGGCGGCCCCGCCTACGAGGGGCAGCCGGCGGAGGACTGGGCGATCGGCTGGATCGAGCCGGGCGCGCAGCACATGGACGGCGACACGGCGCAGTGGTACGCGCGATCGCGCTACACGACGAGCGACTGGGACCGCATGAAGCGCCAGCGGCAGCTGCAGGAGGCGATCCTCGCGCAGTTCACGCCCGCGAACGTGCTGACCCACTTCAACGCCGTCGCGGCCGCGGGCAGCGACCTCGTCAAGACCGACCTGCCGCAGTCGATGCTCCCGTACTTCGCCGATCTCGCGCTGAAGGCGAAGGAGCAGCCCGTGCAGACGATCGAGCTCACGCCTGAGGGCGGCGTCGACTTCCAGCATCCCGACTTCGCGTACGTGAAGGAGCTCGTGCAGTCGAAGCTGCACCCGCCGACACCGACCCCGGCGGCGGGCTGA
- a CDS encoding glycosyltransferase has translation MVATLRVVLDQVAAPVEPDLASASRELALALVASAPAGCEVEGIIPGVPAARVDALAGELPGLARLHKVALARRELSAALQLGVATGIGAGMIHSPTLFAPLVKHDRVHDNDQTVVTLWDLRAWEAPDELPRTVGGWQRAMLKRAVKHADAVVVPTHSMALKLEELAPRLGERVRVIAGAAPSGFAVPSDEIGRRRVLDVPEGFVLLSGGIAVSDALSLGFEAVVRSGLDLPVLVLDAPEGEEPALAEIATAAGLPERNVHVRGSLDAADRAAVFGAAVALIAPSVRSAFPWRVVDALALGVPVIAAQSPVHRETIVDGGMLVEASSEALGSALGSALGSTAAAERLGVLAADRGRVFSWRGTADRVWQLHADL, from the coding sequence ATGGTCGCAACGCTTCGGGTCGTCCTCGACCAGGTGGCCGCGCCCGTCGAGCCCGATCTCGCCTCGGCGTCGCGGGAGCTCGCGCTGGCGCTCGTCGCCTCGGCGCCGGCGGGGTGCGAGGTCGAGGGGATCATCCCCGGCGTGCCCGCGGCGCGCGTCGACGCACTGGCGGGCGAGCTGCCGGGGCTGGCGCGGCTGCACAAGGTCGCTCTCGCGCGGCGTGAGCTGTCGGCCGCGCTGCAGCTCGGCGTCGCGACGGGGATCGGGGCGGGCATGATCCACTCGCCGACGCTCTTCGCCCCGCTCGTGAAGCACGACCGCGTGCACGACAACGACCAGACCGTCGTGACTCTGTGGGACCTCCGCGCCTGGGAGGCGCCCGACGAGCTGCCGCGCACGGTCGGCGGGTGGCAGCGAGCGATGCTCAAGCGCGCCGTCAAGCACGCCGACGCGGTCGTGGTGCCGACGCACTCGATGGCTCTCAAGCTGGAGGAGCTCGCTCCGCGGCTCGGCGAGAGGGTGCGAGTGATCGCAGGTGCCGCGCCGTCAGGCTTCGCGGTGCCGTCCGATGAGATCGGCCGACGGCGCGTGCTGGACGTGCCGGAAGGGTTCGTGCTGCTTTCGGGTGGTATCGCCGTGTCGGACGCCCTGTCGCTCGGGTTCGAGGCGGTGGTGCGGTCTGGACTCGACCTGCCCGTGCTCGTGCTCGATGCGCCCGAGGGGGAGGAGCCGGCTCTGGCCGAGATCGCGACGGCCGCGGGGCTGCCCGAACGCAACGTGCACGTCCGGGGCTCGCTCGACGCGGCCGACCGCGCGGCGGTGTTCGGGGCTGCGGTGGCGCTGATCGCGCCGTCGGTGCGCTCGGCGTTCCCGTGGCGGGTGGTCGATGCGCTGGCGCTCGGCGTGCCGGTGATCGCCGCGCAGTCGCCGGTGCACCGCGAGACGATCGTCGACGGCGGGATGCTCGTGGAGGCGTCCTCCGAGGCGCTGGGCTCAGCGCTGGGTTCGGCCCTGGGCTCGACCGCCGCGGCGGAGCGGCTGGGGGTGCTGGCAGCGGATCGGGGACGGGTGTTCTCGTGGCGCGGAACAGCGGACCGGGTCTGGCAGCTGCACGCCGACCTGTAG